From one Rhopalosiphum padi isolate XX-2018 chromosome 2, ASM2088224v1, whole genome shotgun sequence genomic stretch:
- the LOC132923065 gene encoding uncharacterized protein LOC132923065: protein MCFRTIMALKLICVATFAIVIPLSAFNHSVAKKESDFDNIWDTTIKQEEFDGMPLPENSDIPTVTQITPAIVKIGQRYGVPYTQMLGKKKHHSPGKKDDFMEHVVGASLMSGGTLLSLGALAMVVMASKALLFAFGAIMLTCLSSGWMTGWHKSGDKAGTVYEVVAKPQITHGHSYSSEVHHEPYAAAYPQQQQQQQQQSIGEYYSGYPVQPH, encoded by the exons ATGTGTTTTCGAACCATAATGGCTCTGAAATTAATTTGTGTGGCTACCTTTGCTATTGTGATACCATTGTCAGCGTTTAACCATAGTGTCGCGAAAAAAGAATCCGATTTTGACAACATATGGGACACAACAATAAAACAAG AAGAATTTGATGGCATGCCATTACCTGAGAATTCGGATATACCAACTGTCACTCAAATTACACCGGCAATTGTGAAAATCGGACAACGCTATGGTGTCCCATACACACAAATGTTGGGGAAGAAGAAACATCACTCTCCTG gTAAAAAAGACGATTTCATGGAGCACGTGGTGGGCGCATCGCTCATGTCAGGAGGTACACTTTTGTCACTGGGCGCATTGGCGATGGTGGTGATGGCTAGCAAAGCTCTGCTGTTCGCGTTCGGCGCTATTATGTTGACGTGCTTGAGCTCCGGCTGGATGACAGGATGGCATAAGTCTGGGGATAAGGCAGGCACCGTATACGAAGTGGTCGCAAAACCGCAGATCACGCACGGTCACAGCTACTCGTCGGAAGTTCATCATGAACCTTATGCAGCAGCGTACccacagcagcagcagcagcagcagcagcagtccATCGGAGAGTACTACAGCGGATATCCGGTACAGCCGCATTGA